In one window of bacterium DNA:
- the ssb gene encoding single-stranded DNA-binding protein — translation MAQLRLGYLNSVLMIGRLVADPELRYTQKGAPVCDFRLACSRRYKNKETNEVQEETLFINVVAWRRQAELVNDYLKKGSAILVEGRLRSRQWETNQGEKRSAIEVVAHRIQFLDAPAGGGAGGGAGSGAESGGQASEGHVETEPEADIKDEAEGDTPF, via the coding sequence ATGGCACAGCTCCGTTTGGGTTATTTGAACTCGGTTTTGATGATTGGCCGTCTGGTTGCCGATCCTGAACTGCGGTATACGCAGAAAGGCGCGCCGGTATGCGATTTCCGGCTTGCCTGCTCGCGGCGATACAAGAACAAGGAGACCAACGAGGTTCAAGAAGAAACCTTGTTCATCAATGTGGTCGCGTGGCGCCGGCAGGCTGAACTGGTCAATGATTATCTAAAGAAAGGAAGCGCGATCCTGGTCGAAGGAAGACTGCGTTCCCGCCAGTGGGAAACCAATCAGGGCGAAAAGCGTTCAGCGATCGAGGTTGTCGCGCACCGTATCCAATTTTTGGACGCGCCAGCCGGAGGCGGTGCTGGAGGCGGTGCTGGCAGTGGAGCTGAAAGCGGCGGTCAGGCCAGTGAAGGCCATGTTGAGACCGAACCCGAGGCAGATATCAAAGACGAAGCCGAAGGGGATACGCCATTCTGA
- a CDS encoding FAD-dependent oxidoreductase: MKKIGVFICHCGINIAKTVNVEALAEELKKYPGVVHVENYKYMCSDPGQNLVVNAIKDKGLDAVVVAACSPTLHENTFRGVAERGGLNRYVCEMANIREQCSWVHEDPVVATRKAGIIIKTIIEKVRLNESLEPIFVDVTRRALVVGAGIAGMQTALDIANAGVETILIDRSPAIGGRMAQLSETFPTLDCSQCILTPRMVEVVQNPKIKLLTYSEIEEVSGTVGNFKVKVRRKSPYVDWDKCNGCGDCDIVCPVRLPNEFDCDLSDRKAIYRPFPQAVPNRFTISKTGHPPCRSACPAEVNAQGYVALIRAGKYKEALALEREDNPFASVCGRVCNHPCEFECVRRDVEEPIAIASLKRFAADKGDYPLEQKNPTGDRIAVIGSGPAGLSCAYFLARKNYRVTVYESEKVVGGLLSWAIPNFRLPPKELQKDIDYIKSWGVEIMTGVKVGTDVAMNQLKKEFKAVFIGTGAHEELKLNIDGEKLKGVEHCVSFLKDVNLGNQVKVGKRVAVIGGGNAAIDCARVAKRMGSDHVTILYRRSRNEMPANAWEVEEALKEDVKIEFLVAPIRILGTASVQEIECIRMELGAPDASGRRRPIPLPGSEFKVPIDTVIVAISQKPTLEWLSDDYNLTRWQTLSVDAETLMTSVPGVFAGGDNVSGPATVIEAVAAGKNAALGIDAYVKGTKIVRKKWPVARPDLDDVKLTPRHARAEMPRLDKAKRGGFEEVELGFDEKTAQAEADRCLNCALCSECMECVKVCQPAAIDHNLEDRIVEFEVGAIVAAPGYDTYDADKLKEYGYGTLPDVITSLQFERLLSASGPTSGEVKRPSDGAVPKRVVFIQCAGSRDKENHLEYCSKICCMYTAKHAILYRHRVHDGEPVIFYIDVRTPGKGFEEFYNRATDEGAVYIRGKVSKVYQDNGKIIVLGADTLLGKKVEIEADLVVLAVGVVPSQGIEELARKLKIQVDTNKFLSEAHAKLRPVESLNLGIYIAGAAQGPKDIPEVVAQASGAASKAIGILSQPKIAFEPTIAGVNTDECSGCGVCITVCPFNAREMDKEKMVAKVHEALCQGCGACSAACPSGAAQHRNLTDKQVESMISSAVQ; this comes from the coding sequence ATGAAAAAAATCGGTGTTTTTATCTGCCATTGCGGCATCAATATTGCCAAGACGGTCAACGTGGAAGCCTTGGCCGAGGAATTGAAAAAATATCCAGGCGTCGTGCATGTCGAAAATTATAAGTACATGTGTTCCGATCCTGGTCAGAATCTCGTTGTCAACGCGATCAAAGATAAAGGTCTGGACGCGGTGGTCGTAGCCGCGTGCTCACCGACTTTGCATGAGAACACCTTCCGGGGTGTTGCGGAACGCGGCGGTTTGAACCGCTACGTGTGCGAAATGGCGAACATCCGGGAACAGTGCTCGTGGGTCCACGAGGATCCCGTGGTCGCAACCCGCAAGGCCGGCATCATCATTAAAACGATTATCGAGAAGGTCCGGCTGAACGAATCACTGGAACCGATCTTCGTCGACGTAACCCGCCGAGCGCTGGTCGTCGGCGCCGGCATCGCCGGTATGCAGACCGCGCTTGATATCGCCAACGCGGGCGTGGAGACTATCTTGATCGACCGTTCTCCGGCGATCGGCGGCCGCATGGCGCAGCTGTCCGAAACGTTCCCGACGCTCGACTGCTCGCAGTGTATCTTGACACCCAGGATGGTCGAGGTCGTGCAGAATCCCAAGATTAAGCTCCTGACCTATTCCGAGATCGAAGAGGTTTCGGGCACCGTGGGTAATTTTAAGGTCAAAGTCCGGAGAAAATCGCCGTATGTCGACTGGGATAAATGCAACGGCTGCGGCGATTGCGACATTGTCTGCCCGGTGCGATTGCCCAATGAATTCGACTGCGACCTTTCCGATCGCAAGGCGATCTACCGCCCGTTCCCGCAGGCGGTCCCCAACCGGTTCACGATCTCCAAGACCGGCCACCCACCGTGCCGTTCCGCCTGTCCCGCTGAAGTTAATGCCCAGGGATACGTGGCCTTGATCCGCGCCGGTAAGTACAAGGAAGCACTGGCACTGGAACGCGAGGACAATCCGTTCGCAAGCGTTTGCGGCCGGGTGTGCAATCACCCCTGCGAATTCGAATGCGTACGGCGCGATGTGGAAGAACCGATCGCGATCGCGTCCCTCAAACGTTTCGCCGCGGATAAAGGCGATTATCCGCTGGAACAAAAAAATCCGACCGGCGACCGGATTGCGGTCATTGGTTCTGGTCCAGCCGGCCTTTCCTGCGCCTATTTTCTCGCCCGTAAGAACTACCGGGTGACGGTATACGAATCCGAAAAGGTGGTTGGTGGTCTTTTAAGCTGGGCAATCCCCAATTTTCGCCTGCCACCGAAGGAACTTCAGAAAGACATCGATTACATCAAGTCATGGGGCGTAGAGATCATGACCGGCGTGAAGGTCGGCACTGATGTTGCCATGAACCAGTTGAAAAAAGAATTCAAGGCGGTTTTCATCGGCACCGGAGCGCATGAGGAATTGAAACTGAATATTGACGGCGAGAAGCTCAAAGGCGTGGAGCATTGCGTGAGCTTCCTGAAGGACGTTAACCTGGGCAATCAGGTCAAGGTAGGTAAGCGTGTGGCGGTGATCGGCGGCGGCAACGCGGCGATCGACTGTGCCCGCGTCGCCAAACGGATGGGCAGCGATCATGTGACGATCCTGTACCGCCGGTCGCGCAACGAAATGCCCGCCAATGCCTGGGAAGTCGAAGAAGCCCTTAAAGAAGACGTTAAGATTGAGTTCCTGGTGGCACCGATACGTATCCTGGGCACGGCGAGTGTGCAGGAGATCGAATGCATCCGCATGGAACTGGGCGCGCCCGATGCCAGCGGCCGGAGAAGGCCGATACCGTTGCCGGGCTCCGAATTCAAGGTTCCGATCGATACCGTGATCGTGGCAATATCCCAGAAACCCACTCTGGAATGGTTGAGCGACGACTATAACCTGACCAGGTGGCAGACGCTGTCGGTGGACGCCGAAACGCTGATGACCAGCGTGCCTGGCGTCTTTGCGGGAGGCGACAATGTCTCCGGACCGGCAACCGTGATCGAAGCTGTGGCCGCCGGTAAGAACGCGGCGCTCGGTATCGACGCCTACGTCAAAGGCACCAAGATCGTGCGCAAAAAATGGCCGGTGGCACGTCCGGATCTCGATGATGTGAAGCTGACGCCCCGACACGCCCGCGCTGAAATGCCGAGGCTTGACAAAGCAAAGCGCGGCGGTTTTGAGGAAGTGGAACTGGGATTCGATGAAAAGACCGCTCAAGCCGAGGCGGATCGCTGCCTGAACTGCGCGCTGTGCAGCGAATGCATGGAGTGCGTCAAGGTCTGTCAGCCCGCTGCCATCGATCACAACCTCGAAGATAGGATCGTGGAATTCGAGGTCGGCGCGATCGTCGCGGCGCCCGGATACGACACCTACGATGCCGATAAACTCAAGGAATACGGCTATGGCACACTGCCGGACGTGATCACATCTCTGCAGTTCGAGCGTCTCCTGAGTGCGTCCGGTCCGACGTCGGGCGAGGTCAAGCGGCCCTCGGATGGCGCGGTCCCCAAACGCGTCGTGTTCATTCAGTGTGCTGGTTCACGGGACAAAGAAAATCATCTTGAATACTGTTCGAAGATATGCTGCATGTACACGGCGAAACACGCGATACTATATCGGCACCGCGTACACGATGGCGAGCCGGTGATATTCTACATCGATGTCCGCACGCCGGGCAAGGGTTTCGAGGAGTTCTATAACCGCGCGACCGACGAAGGCGCCGTCTACATCCGCGGCAAGGTGTCAAAGGTCTACCAGGATAATGGCAAGATCATCGTTTTGGGCGCGGATACGCTGCTGGGTAAAAAGGTCGAGATCGAAGCCGACCTGGTCGTACTCGCAGTCGGCGTCGTTCCCAGTCAGGGCATCGAAGAGCTGGCGCGGAAACTGAAGATCCAGGTTGATACTAACAAATTCCTGTCCGAAGCCCATGCCAAGCTGAGGCCAGTCGAGAGTCTGAACCTCGGCATCTACATCGCAGGCGCAGCCCAAGGACCCAAGGACATTCCCGAAGTCGTGGCGCAGGCGTCTGGCGCAGCGAGCAAAGCCATCGGCATCCTGTCGCAGCCCAAGATCGCCTTCGAACCGACGATCGCCGGCGTCAATACTGATGAGTGCAGCGGCTGTGGCGTCTGCATAACCGTGTGTCCGTTCAACGCGCGAGAAATGGACAAGGAAAAAATGGTGGCGAAAGTCCATGAAGCGTTGTGCCAGGGATGCGGCGCCTGTAGCGCTGCCTGCCCGTCGGGCGCAGCCCAGCACCGAAACCTAACGGATAAACAGGTTGAGAGCATGATCTCCTCAGCCGTGCAGTGA
- the rpsR gene encoding 30S ribosomal protein S18 produces MARKCRFCKDKVTIIDYKNISVLKGCVNERGKILPARITKLCSYHQRRLTLAVKRAREVALLPYEVK; encoded by the coding sequence ATGGCTAGAAAATGTCGTTTTTGCAAAGATAAAGTCACCATTATTGACTATAAGAATATATCGGTTCTCAAAGGCTGTGTTAACGAACGAGGTAAAATACTGCCTGCCCGGATAACCAAACTGTGTTCCTACCATCAAAGGAGACTAACACTAGCAGTAAAGCGAGCGCGGGAAGTGGCACTTTTGCCGTATGAGGTTAAATAA
- the rpsF gene encoding 30S ribosomal protein S6, with protein sequence MRKYEAMFLFSPKVEDDKIDKEIKTVEKVIGDVGEGTVRADYLGKKNLAYPVAKQNEAHYVCYTFDAKPSAILTIKQELKHSSTILRSVFFLKEN encoded by the coding sequence ATGAGAAAATACGAAGCGATGTTCTTGTTCAGTCCAAAAGTGGAAGATGACAAGATCGATAAAGAGATAAAAACCGTGGAGAAAGTGATCGGGGACGTCGGTGAAGGCACGGTGCGCGCGGACTACCTTGGCAAAAAAAACCTTGCATACCCAGTTGCCAAGCAGAATGAAGCGCACTATGTTTGCTACACCTTCGATGCGAAGCCTTCGGCGATCCTCACCATCAAGCAGGAGTTAAAGCACTCGAGCACGATCCTGCGTTCGGTCTTTTTTCTCAAGGAGAACTGA
- a CDS encoding CoB--CoM heterodisulfide reductase iron-sulfur subunit B family protein, with protein MKIPYYPGCDLYTKAKPLNTSIKASFKALDVELQELAHWYCCGTTFTLARDNRMSLIAPLRVLAKAQKENGSLLVPCSICYNTLKRANYIFKEDPEALKIINEHLEENYDSSENIVHPFEFLRDHKDLLKGRVKKDLKNLKLGCYYGCYLLRPHKEIQFDDPESPTMIEEFVSQLGATPVSFPLKVECCGSYLIVNSPDAALEATYRILKNARGEGADAIITSCPLCHYNLDTLQKKIGLKYSGFKTIPIFYFSQIMAIALDIPKEHWGLEQNKVSPDGYLKEHGLA; from the coding sequence ATGAAAATACCTTATTATCCGGGTTGTGACCTTTATACGAAAGCAAAGCCTTTGAACACGTCGATCAAGGCGTCGTTCAAAGCGCTCGACGTTGAATTACAGGAGCTTGCGCATTGGTATTGCTGCGGGACGACATTCACGCTGGCGCGTGATAACCGCATGTCTCTGATCGCGCCTTTGCGTGTGCTTGCCAAAGCTCAGAAGGAAAATGGTTCGCTACTTGTGCCGTGCTCGATCTGCTACAACACGCTTAAACGCGCAAACTACATCTTCAAGGAAGACCCCGAGGCGCTGAAGATTATCAACGAGCACCTGGAAGAGAACTACGACAGCTCGGAAAATATCGTGCACCCGTTCGAATTCCTCCGCGACCACAAAGATCTTTTAAAGGGTCGCGTGAAAAAAGACCTGAAGAACCTGAAGCTTGGATGTTATTACGGCTGCTATCTGCTCCGGCCCCACAAAGAGATCCAGTTCGACGACCCCGAGTCGCCGACCATGATCGAGGAGTTCGTCAGCCAACTGGGCGCGACACCGGTCAGTTTCCCGCTTAAAGTGGAATGCTGCGGGTCTTACCTGATCGTCAATTCACCCGACGCCGCGCTCGAAGCCACCTACCGCATCCTCAAGAACGCGAGGGGAGAGGGCGCTGACGCGATCATCACCTCCTGTCCGCTGTGCCACTACAATCTTGACACCCTTCAGAAAAAGATCGGTCTTAAATACTCCGGGTTCAAAACGATTCCTATCTTTTACTTCAGCCAGATCATGGCGATCGCCCTGGATATTCCAAAGGAGCACTGGGGTCTGGAACAGAATAAAGTTTCGCCAGACGGTTATTTGAAGGAGCATGGACTAGCATGA
- a CDS encoding 4Fe-4S dicluster domain-containing protein, with product MDNIKKDKHFIAKIETISNQKINDCYQCGRCTAGCPFAEFMDEPPNRVIRMIQLGMKQDVMNTQGPWFCAACLVCQARCPRGVDIPRLMEAVRTVHLRAKEQILDIDKIDKELLKDAHPIVLMSAMYKFSY from the coding sequence ATGGATAACATCAAAAAAGACAAGCATTTCATTGCAAAGATCGAAACGATCAGCAACCAAAAGATCAATGATTGTTATCAGTGTGGACGTTGCACAGCCGGTTGTCCATTTGCCGAATTCATGGACGAACCCCCGAACCGCGTGATCCGCATGATTCAGCTCGGTATGAAGCAGGATGTAATGAACACGCAGGGCCCATGGTTTTGTGCCGCGTGCCTGGTGTGCCAGGCACGGTGCCCGCGAGGTGTCGATATCCCGCGGCTTATGGAGGCGGTACGCACCGTGCACTTGCGCGCCAAAGAACAGATACTCGACATCGACAAGATCGACAAAGAACTGCTAAAAGACGCTCACCCGATCGTCCTGATGAGCGCCATGTACAAATTTTCGTATTGA
- the rplI gene encoding 50S ribosomal protein L9, which translates to MKVILLKELEKHGKPYDTIEVKKGFARNYLFPRKIAIEATPGNIKGLKKSLERFSQQAERIRRKSMSLAEKINTLTLKTTIKMGIDGKSFGSITSQNLVDMVNKEEIEINKKWVSLDEPIKHPGIYDVEVNLPEKVKAIFKLVVVAEGEEGETEKQG; encoded by the coding sequence ATGAAAGTAATCCTATTGAAGGAACTGGAAAAGCATGGTAAACCGTATGACACGATCGAAGTAAAAAAAGGCTTTGCCCGAAACTATCTTTTCCCCAGAAAGATCGCGATAGAAGCAACTCCTGGGAATATAAAAGGTCTTAAGAAATCACTTGAACGTTTTTCTCAACAAGCCGAGCGGATAAGAAGAAAAAGCATGAGCTTAGCGGAAAAAATTAACACGCTAACATTAAAAACCACGATCAAGATGGGGATCGATGGCAAATCTTTTGGTAGTATAACTTCCCAAAATCTGGTCGATATGGTAAATAAAGAAGAGATCGAGATCAATAAAAAATGGGTATCTCTGGACGAGCCCATAAAACATCCGGGCATCTATGATGTCGAAGTGAACCTGCCGGAAAAAGTCAAGGCGATCTTCAAGCTGGTCGTGGTGGCAGAAGGCGAAGAAGGAGAAACGGAGAAGCAGGGATGA